A region from the Pungitius pungitius chromosome 16, fPunPun2.1, whole genome shotgun sequence genome encodes:
- the mrps17 gene encoding 28S ribosomal protein S17, mitochondrial, producing the protein MSAKHVSVHAKWIIGRVIGTKMYKTAKVRVTRLVLDPYLLKYYNKRKTYFAHDALRQCTVGDTVLLKALPEPRSKHVKHELAEIVYKVGRVVDPLTGKRVEGTEFVEPLTDLPLSLKEDTSLSEKLQELNISATSCEVDSPPAAPAS; encoded by the exons ATGTCAGCCAAACATGTGTCAGTCCATGCAAAATGGATCATCGGCAGAGTAATAGGGACCAAGATGTACAAAACTGCCAAAGTGAGAGTCACAAGGCTGGTGCTGGACCCATACCTGCTTAAG TACTATAACAAGAGGAAGACCTACTTTGCCCATGATGCTTTGCGACAGTGCACTGTGGGAGATACCGTCCTTCTCAAGGCTCTGCCTGAGCCCAGGTCCAAACATGTGAAGCACGAACTCGCTGAAATAGTGTATAAAGTTGGCCGGGTGGTCGACCCGCTGACTGGAAAGAGGGTCGAAGGAACTGAGTTTGTGGAGCCTCTTACCGACCTCCCACTCAGCCTGAAAGAGGACACATCGTTATCAGAAAAACTGCAAGAGCTCAATATCTCTGCCACCTCCTGTGAAGTGGattctccaccagcagctccagcttcaTGA
- the LOC119215208 gene encoding protein NipSnap homolog 2-like isoform X2, with protein MATRVLGRVGKGLNRTRNGLQENGQVTAVVSLSAQREDSWFKSLFVRKVDPRKDAHSHLLAKKEDDNLYKIQFHNVKPECLDAYNDLCADIFPYIHADPEYPCELVGTWNTWYGEQDQAVHLWRYRGGYPALTEVMNKLRQNEKFTDYRKERGKMLLSRRNQLLLEFSFWNEPVPRPGPNIYELRSYQLRPGTMIEWGNYWARAINFRQQNHEAVGGFFSQIGSLCTVHHLWAYKDLQSREDTRNAAWQHDGWDEVVYYTVPLIQHMESRIMIPMKNSPLK; from the exons ATGGCGACGCGAGTCCTCGGCAGAGTGGGCAAAGGCCTCAACCGGACGAGAAATGGCCTTCAGGAGAATGGGCAGGTCACGGCTGTCGTGAG CCTCTCAGCTCAGCGGGAAGACAGCTGGTTCAAGTCTCTGTTTGTTAGAAAGGTTGACCCCCGAAAAGACGCTCACTCTCATCTGCTCGCCAAGAAGGAAGACGACAATCTGTACAAAATACAGT TTCACAATGTCAAGCCGGAGTGCCTTGATGCCTACAATGATCTTTG TGCGGACATCTTTCCTTACATTCATGCTGACCCTGAATATCCTTGTGAGCTTGTGGGCACCTGGAATACCTGGTACGGAGAGCAGGATCAGGCAG TTCACCTGTGGAGATATCGGGGAGGATACCCGGCTCTCACCGAAGTCATGAACAAGCTTCGGCAGAATGAG AAGTTTACAGACTACAGGAAAGAGAGGGGGAAGATGCTGCTGTCTCGTAGgaaccagctgctgctggagttcAGCTTCTGGAACGAACCGGTCCCTCGTCCAGGACCCAACATCTATGAACTCCGATCATACCAACTCCGG CCAGGGACGATGATCGAGTGGGGAAACTACTG GGCGCGCGCGATCAACTTTCGCCAGCAGAATCACGAGGCAGTGGGAGGCTTTTTCTCACAGATTGGAAGTCTGTGCACAGTTCACCACTTATGGG ctTACAAAGACCTTCAGTCCAGAGAAGACACGAGAAATGCAGCCTGGCAGCATGACGGCTGGGATGAGGTTGTTTATTACACGG TCCCTCTGATTCAGCACATGGAATCTAGAATAATGATTCCCATGAAGAATTCGCCCTTGAAGTAA
- the LOC119215208 gene encoding protein NipSnap homolog 2-like isoform X1, with translation MATRVLGRVGKGLNRTRNGLQENGQVTAVVRSLSAQREDSWFKSLFVRKVDPRKDAHSHLLAKKEDDNLYKIQFHNVKPECLDAYNDLCADIFPYIHADPEYPCELVGTWNTWYGEQDQAVHLWRYRGGYPALTEVMNKLRQNEKFTDYRKERGKMLLSRRNQLLLEFSFWNEPVPRPGPNIYELRSYQLRPGTMIEWGNYWARAINFRQQNHEAVGGFFSQIGSLCTVHHLWAYKDLQSREDTRNAAWQHDGWDEVVYYTVPLIQHMESRIMIPMKNSPLK, from the exons ATGGCGACGCGAGTCCTCGGCAGAGTGGGCAAAGGCCTCAACCGGACGAGAAATGGCCTTCAGGAGAATGGGCAGGTCACGGCTGTCGTGAG AAGCCTCTCAGCTCAGCGGGAAGACAGCTGGTTCAAGTCTCTGTTTGTTAGAAAGGTTGACCCCCGAAAAGACGCTCACTCTCATCTGCTCGCCAAGAAGGAAGACGACAATCTGTACAAAATACAGT TTCACAATGTCAAGCCGGAGTGCCTTGATGCCTACAATGATCTTTG TGCGGACATCTTTCCTTACATTCATGCTGACCCTGAATATCCTTGTGAGCTTGTGGGCACCTGGAATACCTGGTACGGAGAGCAGGATCAGGCAG TTCACCTGTGGAGATATCGGGGAGGATACCCGGCTCTCACCGAAGTCATGAACAAGCTTCGGCAGAATGAG AAGTTTACAGACTACAGGAAAGAGAGGGGGAAGATGCTGCTGTCTCGTAGgaaccagctgctgctggagttcAGCTTCTGGAACGAACCGGTCCCTCGTCCAGGACCCAACATCTATGAACTCCGATCATACCAACTCCGG CCAGGGACGATGATCGAGTGGGGAAACTACTG GGCGCGCGCGATCAACTTTCGCCAGCAGAATCACGAGGCAGTGGGAGGCTTTTTCTCACAGATTGGAAGTCTGTGCACAGTTCACCACTTATGGG ctTACAAAGACCTTCAGTCCAGAGAAGACACGAGAAATGCAGCCTGGCAGCATGACGGCTGGGATGAGGTTGTTTATTACACGG TCCCTCTGATTCAGCACATGGAATCTAGAATAATGATTCCCATGAAGAATTCGCCCTTGAAGTAA
- the cct6a gene encoding T-complex protein 1 subunit zeta, translated as MSAIKALNPKAEVARAQAALAVNISAARGLQDVLKSNLGPKGTMKMLVSGAGDIKLTKDGNVLLHEMQIQHPTASLIAKVATAQDDITGDGTTSNVLIIGELLKQADLYVSEGLHPRIIAEGFESAKEKALAVLEELKVTREMDRETLINVARTSLRTKVYSELADLLTEAVVDAVLAITKPNEPIDLYMVEIMEMKHKTDCDTQLIRGLVLDHGARHPDMKKRVEDAYVLTCNISLEYEKTEVNSGFFYKSAEEREKLVAAERKFIEDRVQKIISFKNKVCPNGEKGFVVINQKGIDPFSLDSLAKEGIVALRRAKRRNMERLTLACGGIAMNSVDDLTLECLGYAGLIYEHTLGEEKFTFIEKCGNPRSVTLLVKGPNKHTLTQIKDAVRDGLRAVKNAIEDGSVVPGAGAFEVAVADALVKHKPNVKGRAQLGVQAFADALLVIPKVLAQNSGYDPQETLLKLQTEYKDSGLLVGVDLNTGEPMVAADAGVWDNYSVKKQLLHSCTVIASNILLVDEIMRAGMSSLKG; from the exons ATGTCTGCCATAAAAGCTCTGAACCCCAAAGCGGAGGTGGCCAGGGCCCAGGCCGCACTAGCGGTCAACATCAGTGCCGCCCGGGGGCTCCAGGATGTGCTGAAAAGTAACCTGGGACCAAAGGGGACCATGAAAAT GCTGGTGTCTGGTGCTGGAGACATTAAGCTCACCAAAGATGGCAACGTCTTGTTGCACGAGATG CAAATTCAGCACCCGACGGCGTCGCTCATTGCAAAGGTTGCCACGGCGCAGGATGACATAACTGGAGACGGAACCACATCAAATGTCCTCATCATTGGTGAACTGCTGAAGCAAGCTGACCTCTATGTGTCAGAG GGTCTTCATCCAAGAATCATTGCTGAGGGCTTTGAGTCGGCCAAAGAGAAAGCTTTGGCAGTTCTGGAGGAGTTGAAGGTGACTCGGGAAATGGACAGAGAGACCCTCATCAACGTAGCGCGCACCTCCCTCAGAACCAAGGTCTACTCCGAGCTGGCAGACCTGCTCACGGAG gctgtagtaGATGCTGTGCTGGCCATTACTAAACCTAATGAGCCCATTGACCTGTACATGGTGGAGATTATGGAGATGAAGCACAAGACCGACTGCGACACACA gCTGATCAGAGGTTTGGTGCTGGACCACGGTGCCCGACACCCGGACATGAAGAAGAGGGTGGAGGATGCCTACGTGCTGACCTGCAACATCTCTTTGGAGTATGAAAAGACTGAGGTCAACTCTGGCTTCTTCTACAAGAGTgctgaggagagggagaagcttGTGGCTGCGGAGAGGAAATTCATTGAAGATCGCGTGCAGAAGATCATCAGCTTCAAGAACAAAGTCTGTCCCAATGGGGAGAAGGGCTTTGTCGTCATCAACCAGAAG GGTATTGATCCATTCTCCCTGGATTCCCTTGCCAAGGAGGGCATCGTAGCCCTGCGCAGGGCAAAGAGGAGGAATATGGAAAG ACTCACTCTGGCTTGCGGTGGTATTGCCATGAATTCAGTTGATGACCTCACACTCGAGTGCTTGGGATATGCTGGGTTGATTTATGAACACACACTA GGAGAGGAGAAGTTCACGTTCATTGAGAAGTGTGGGAACCCTCGCTCGGTCACCCTACTGGTGAAGGGACCCAACAAACATACGCTGACGCAGATCAAAGATGCCGTCAGGGATGGTTTACGGGCCGTCAAGAACGCGATCGAAGACG GAAGCGTGGTGCCCGGTGCAGGTGCGTTCGAGGTGGCTGTGGCGGACGCTCTGGTGAAACATAAGCCCAATGTGAAAGGCCGAGCCCAGCTGGGAGTCCAGGCATTCGCAGATGCTCTACTAGTCATCCCCAAG GTTCTGGCCCAGAACTCTGGCTACGACCCCCAGGAGACTCTGCTGAAGCTGCAGACTGAGTACAAAGACAGTGGTCTGCTAGTTGGAGTGGACCTCAACACAG GGGAACCCATGGTGGCAGCAGATGCAGGCGTTTGGGATAATTACAGCGTAAAGAAACAGCTTCTCCATTCATG CACGGTCATTGCCAGCAACATCTTGCTGGTGGATGAGATTATGCGCGCTGGAATGTCTTCTCTCAAAGGTTAA